ATGATGCCTTTCTCTTCCTGCTGTTTGCCGGGGAAAAAGCCCGGCACATCCATCAGCGTGACGACGGGAATGTTGAACGCGTCGCAGAAGCGGATGAAGCGCGCGCCTTTGTCCGAGGCGTCCACGTCGAGGCTGCCGGCCAAAAACATCGGCTGGTTGGCGACGAAGCCGACCGGATGGCCGTCGAGACGGCCCAAGCCGATCACGAGATTGCGCGCGAACTTCCCCTTGAGCTCGAGAAAGTTGCCGTCATCGACAATCGCTTTGATGACCTGAAGGATGTTGTAAGCCCGCCGCATGTCATCGGGGACGATTTTTTCCAGCGTGTCGAGGGCGCGCGCCGGGTCGTCCGTGGTTTCCTTGCGCGGCGGGGCCGATTCAAAGTTCAACGGCAAGAAACCGAGCAGCCGCCGGATCAGCGCGAGGCATTCTTCGTCGTTCTTGGCGACGAGATCCGTCACGCCGGAAACTTCGGAATGAATCTTCGCCCCGCCCAACTCCTCCATCGTGACGATCTCGCCGAGAACCTCCTTGATCACCGCCGGTCCGGTGATGAACATCTGGCTCGTGTTCTGGACCATGAGGACAAAATCGGTCAGCGCCGGAGAGTAGGAGCCGACGCCGATGCACGGGCCCATGATCGCGGAGATCTGCGGGATCGAGCCGGATGAGATGCTGTTCTCGAAGAAAATTTTTCCGATCGACGCGGTGACGGAAAGCCCTTCTTGAATGCGCGCGCCGGCCGAGTCGTTGAGGCCGATCACCGGCACGCCGAGCTTCCGAGCCGTCTGGATCGCATAGGCGATTTTTTCCGCATGGGCGCTGCCGACGGAGCCGGCGAGGATCGCTCGGTCCTGGGAATAAACGTAGACCGACCGCCCGTCCACTTTGCCGAAACCCATGACGACGCCGTCGGATGGAGTCTTTTTCTCCGCCATGCCGAAGTCCGCGCATGGCGTCTCCGCCAGCATGAATTCTTCGACGAAGCTCTCCGGGTCCAGAAGCTTGTCGATGCGCTCGCGGGCGGTCAGCTTCCCCTCCGCGTGTTGCTTGGCGGCGGCTTTGGGATCGGCGTCGCGCGCCTTCTGCTCCAAAGCGGCGAGCTTCTTTTCTAGTTCCTCTTTGGTTGGCATAGCGTAAAAAGTTTCTATCCCCCTACGATGCCCATGCCTTGGAGCACGGAGAGCATGACCGCCGCTGCGATCACGGAGCCGATCTGTCCGCCCGCGTTGGCGCTCATGGCGTGCATGAGGAGATAGTTTTTCTTGTTGTATTTTTGCCCTTCCACCTGCACGACGCGGGCCGACATCGGGAACGCCGAGATGCCGGCGGCGCCGATCAATGGATTGATCTTGCCGCCGGAAAGGACGCACATGAGCTTTCCAAAGAGCACGCCGACGGCGGTGTCCAGACTGATGGCGACAAAACCGAGGGCCAGGACCAGAAGAGTCTGAGCGCGCAGGAATTTATCGGCCTCCATCGTCGCGCCGATGCACAGTCCCAAAAGCAGCGTAACGATATTGGCGATCTCGTTTTCCGCGGCGTGTTTCAGCCGCTCGACGACGCCGCTTTCCTTCATCAGGTTTCCCAGCATAACGGTGCCGATCAACGGCGTGCCTTTGGGGGCGAGCAGCGAAGCGAAAATCGTCACGACGATCGGGAAGAGGATCTTGGTCGTTTTCGACACCGGTTGCTTGACGACGCCCATGACGATCTTGCGTTCCTTGTCGGTCGTGAGCGCGCGCATGATCGGCGGCTGAATTAACGGCACCAACGACATGTAAGAATAGGCCGCCACGGAAACCGCGCCGAGCATATGCGGCGCGAACTTCGAACTCACATAAATGGCCGTCGGCCCGTCGCAGGCGCCGATGATCGCGACGGCGACGGCGTCGAGCTTGTCGAATCCAAGGGCAAGGGCGAGGAGTAAAGTGAGAAAAATCCCGAACTGCCCGGCCGCGCCGAGCAGGATGATCTTGGGATTCTCCAGAAGCGGCTGGAAGTCCGTCATGGCGCCGATGCCGACGAAGATCAGCAGAGGGAAAACTTCGGTCAGCACTCCGGCGTCGTAAAAGAAGCGGAGGAATCCTTCCTTCCCCATCATGTCGGCGAGCGGTATGTTGACCAGGATGGCGCCGAAACCGATGGGAACCAGAAGGAGCGGCTCGTAGCCTTTTTTGATGCCGAGATAGAGGAGCAGCAGAGCAATCAGGACCATGACGACATGGCCCAGACCGAGATTGGCGACGCCAAGGAAGAGGCCTTGCAGGCCGGAAAGAAGCGCGGATTCCATTTGCAATCAATTAACCTTTCTTGGCAGTCGAATCTTCGGGTTGATAGGGGAAGATTTTTTTAAGCAAAAGGATGAGCAGACTTAAAATCCACAACACCAGCATGGTCCCGGCCATGCCGATCAGCGCCAAGGTCCAACCGAACGTCCACGTGTCCATAAAAACTAATTTATTCGATGACGGCGAGATCTTGCTCGGCTTCAACGGCTTGGCCGGGGGATACCTTGATTTCCTTCACCGTACCGGCCGCCGGCGCCACCACCGGGATCTCCATCTTCATCGCTTCGAGAACGACGACCACCTCGTCCTCTTCGACGCGCTCGCCGACTTTTTTTTCGATCTTGAGAACCTTGCCCACCATGGGCGCGGTGACGGATGTCGCCAAGTTTCGCCTCCTTAAAAAATAGTTTCGAGTTTCAAGTTTTGGAGTTTCGAGATTTTAAACCCGAGACTCGAAACCCGAAACAAGAAACGGATTTTTAGATGCCATTTAGTAGAGTTTCTCGCCCGTTGTCAATATGAGCCGGTTTTGTTCGGTTGATTTTAGCGGGCTTATGCTATAAGAGCGGATACAAGAAACCGGAGGTAAACTCGATGGCGAAGGCCGCAGCTCAGGTTGAAAACGTGATGGACAACATCCCCTATTACGACAAATGGCAGCAGGGAGAAGGTATCCCCATCAGCAAAACTTTTTTTGCCCAGGATTTGAGGAAGGTCCCGGTAGCGCACTGGGAAAGAATTGGAGGAGAGGGCGCGTTCATCAACATGGAAGGGGCGGAAGGCGCGACCGGCGCTTACGTCTGCGAGATTCCCGCGGGAAAAAGCCTGAAGCCGCAGCGGCAAATCTACGAAGAGATGATTTACGTTCTCAAGGGCCGCGGCGCGACGGCGATCTGGAACGACAAAGGCGCGAAGCAAACCTTCGAGTGGCAGGAGGGCAGCCTCTTCGCCTTGCCGCTGAACGCCTGGCACCAGCATTTCAACGGACAGGGAAACGAAACGGCGCGATTTTTCTCCGTCAACAGCATGCCGATCGTTTTCAACCTGTTCCACAACGCGGACTTTATCTTCAACGTGCCCTACGACTTCACCGACCGCTTCGACGGCGAGCCGGAATACTTCAGCGGCAAGGGGAAAGCCCATCCCGGCCGCATCTGGGACACCAACTTCATCGCCGACGCGCGTAACTTTAAACTGGAAGAGTGGAAGGAGCGCGGCGGCGGCGGGACCAACGTCATGCTCGAGATGGCCAACGGCTCGATGGCCGCCCACATCTCGGAATTCCCGATCGGCACCTACAAGAAAGCCCACCGCCACGGTCCGGGCTTCAACGTCATCATCATCAAGGGAAAAGGTTTCTCGCTTTTCTGGCGCCAAGGCGAGCCGATTAAGCGCTATGATTGGCAGGACGGCAGCGTTTTCACGCCACCGCCGATGATGTGGCACCAGCACTTCAACACCGGAGCCACTCCGGCGCGCTATCTTCCGCCGCGCCTCGGCGGAATCAAATATAGCCTCGGCGAACAGTTCGGCGACGTCACCAAAGTCGATAAGGACGTCAAAGCCGGCGGCAACCAGATCGAATATTACGACGAGGACCCGTCGATCCGGAAGATGTTCGAAGAAGAGTTGGCGAAGTCCGGCACCACGTCGCGGATGAATCCGGATTTTTACAAGAAAAAGTAAGCGCGAAACATTTTCACGTTCCCAAAAAACGTGATCCCGTCATTTTCCTTCCGGCTGAACCTTTTCGGTCCGCCCGTTCGGCCCTTCCATAGATACGGGCTCAATTGATGGCCGCTCTAATCGTCGCGTTCGCCTATCTCCTGGGTTCCGTGCCGACGGGTTTCTTGCTGGGATATCTCGCCGGCGTCGATGTGCGGATCTCCGGCAGTGGCAACGTCGGCGCCACGAACGTCGCCCGGGTCGCGGGCAAATGGCTCGGGCTTCTAACCTTATTGGGCGATACGGCCAAAGGCTTCGTGCCGGTTTTTATTGCGCTGCAAATGGGATTCGACGCGGCGGTCGCCGGCTGGGCGGCGCTCGCCGCTTTCCTGGGTCATCTCTATCCGGTTTTTCTGAAATTTCGTGGCGGAAAGGGCGTGGCGACGGCTTTGGGAGCCTTGCTGGCCGTCGCTCCTGCGGCCATCGGAGTCCTGGCGCCGGTATTTTTGCTCGTTCTGCTGGCGACTCGAATCGTTTCGCTGGCTTCTATAGTCGCGGCTGGGACAGCGCCGGTGGCGATCTGGCTTCTGGGCTACCCGGATCCGTTGATAGGCATAACCCTGCTTATGGCGCTCTGGATCCTGTGGCGCCATCGCGACAACATTCAGCGCCTGCGCGCCGGCGCCGAGCCGAGATTCAGTCTCTAGTCGGTGAGGGTTTTGCCCGGACAGCTAATACTCGCGCTGCTGTTGCTGCTGTTTCTGTCTCTCTTGCTCTCTTTTGAGGCGTTCCGTCTCGGCCCGGTTCTGGTCGATCTGGCGTTGCTGCTCCGCCTGTTTTTGTTCCTGGCCCTGCATTTGGTCGCCGATCAGAGCGCCCGCGGCCGTGCCGAGCACTGCGCCGACCGCCGCTCCGGTTCCCGGCGCGCCTACGGTGCTTCCAATGATGCCTCCTGCGGCGGCGCCGCCGACGGCCCCGATGACCGCGCCCTTTTCCCGGGTTGTCATGGGTGCAGAGCAGCCGAGGGTTCCGGCCAAAAGGAAAATCACTGCAATAGCGCACAACTTGTGTTTCATGGTTCCTCCTTACGCGCGCTTGACTGATGGAATTGGGCAATAATACCAAACCGAAATGGCGTGTTCAAGTTTTTTCGCCGGATTATCTCGTCATCGATCGCCGAGCCGGACGAAACGCAATCGTCACACTCATGGAATGCGTCTATTGACTTCGCCGACGGCCGAAGTCTAAAGTTAAATTTGGGCGAGACGAAGGGAGAATGATGGAAACAATCAGCAAAGAAACCGTGCTCGACGCGCTTAAGAAAGTCCAGGACCCCGAGCTCCATCGCGACATCGTAAGCCTCGGCATGGTGAAAAACCTCGACGTGGCCGACGGAAAAGTCAAATTCACCGTCGAGCTCACGACCCCGGCCTGCCCGCTGAGAGAGACAATCGACGCCGATTGCAAGAAAGCGCTGGCGGCGGTGGGGATCCAGGACCTGGAAATCTCCTTCGGCGCCCAGGTGCGCGGCAGTAAGTCGGGCGCGGGGCAGACCGATCTGTTGCCGACGGTGAAGAACGTTGTTCTGGTGGCGGCGGGAAAAGGCGGCGTGGGAAAGTCCACCGTCGCGGCAAACCTCGCCGTCGCGCTGAAGAAGCACGGCGCCACCGTGGGTCTGCTCGACGCGGACATCTACGGCCCCTCCGTGCCGATCATCATGGGCGTTAAGGACCATCCCGAGCAGATTCCCGTCAACGGCGGCTTCAAGCTCAAGCCCCCTCTCGCGCACGGCCTGCCGGTGATGTCGATCGGATTTTTTCTCGAGCGCGATCAGGCGGTGATCTGGCGCGGTCCGATGCTGGGAAAGGCACTGCAGCAATTGATGGCCGACGTCCTATGGGGCGCGCTCGATTATCTCATCGTCGATATGCCCCCCGGAACCGGCGACGTGCAGATCACGTTCTCCCAGCAGCTCAAAGTCAGCGCCGCGCTGCTGGTGGCGACGCCTCAGGAGGTTGCGCTCGCCGACGTGATCCGGGCCAAGTCGATGTTCGATAAGGTCATGATTCCCATCGTCGGCATCGTCGAGAACATGAGCTATTTTATCTGCGACGGCTGCGGCAAGAAGCACGAGATCTTTTCCCGCGGCGGGGCCGAGCGCGCGGCGGGGCGGTTCAACATCCCGTTCTTGGGGGAGATCCCGATCACGCCGACGCTGCGCGAGGGAGGCGACATGGGCGTGCCGATTCTGATACAGGAGCCGAACTCCGAGGTCAGCAAGATCTTCATGGACATCGCCGCCAAGCTGGCGGGCCAGCTCTCCGTGGTCTCGGAGGCCGCCCGGAAGGCGCAAGCGCTGAAGATCGTCACAACCTGAGGACATCATGGCAGCGCAATCTCCCGTCGAGATCAACCACATCAAAGCCAAAGGCGTGGTGCGCATCACCTGGGACGACGGCCACGTCGGGGAATACGGCCAGGATTATCTCCGCGGATTTTGCCCTTGCGCCGGCTGCCAGGGGCACGGCGGCGAATTGAAATTCAATCCTTCTCCCGACGCCGTCCTCGCGGAGATCAGCGCGGTCGGGAATTACGCGATCATGTTTCACTGGCAGGACGGACACGACACCGGCATCTATACGTACCAATTTCTAAGAGCCCTCTGCCCGTGCGCCGAGTGCAAGAGCCAGGCGGGAGAGGCGGAAAGATAGGGAGTATTTTTATGGCGACGAAAGAAGAAGTCTACGAAATTTTGCAGCAGTGCTACGACCCGGAAATTCCCGTCAACATCGTCGATCTCGGCCTCATTTATGACGTTCAGATTGAAGGAACTAAAGTCAACGTCAAGATGACCTTGACCGCGCCGGGATGCGGCATGGGCGGCATGATCGCCGGCCAGGCGCGCCAGAAAATTTTAGACAATATCGACGGCGTCGAGGAAGCGACCGTCGATCTCGTCTGGGACCCGCCCTGGGAACCGAGCAGGATGAGCGAAGAAGCCAAGCAGAAGCTGGGGATCGGGTGAGAAGGATCGTCGGTTATGCTGGATCGGATTCGTGAATCTCCTGGTTGCCTTCATATAGCGCAAGTTCTTCGTGCAGCCGCGCAATCATCTTCCGAATCCCCGCTTTGGTGAATCCTTTAGCGCCCAGGGGGTGGCTCTGCTGTAAGAGGCGGAGTCTGTCCTCTAAAAGGTGCAACTCCTCCTGGGCCTTTCCGTATTGCTCGGTGTTGGTAATCATAATGGCACCTCCACGAGTCCCTTACGACGGCTATCCAGTTCACGCGTTAGACTAAAAAACGCCACCCACTCCTCCCAATCAGTCTCATCTTCGGCAGCAAAGATTTCCTCCGGGCGACGCGTCAACAACATCTCTTCCAATTCTAGCGCAGGCGGATATTCGTGCTCAAGCTGCTGCGTGAAATCCTTCGGGAGCAGAATAACCGCGTCAACATCGTGCGGTTCTTCTATCGTCGTAACGAAGCTGCCATCTACGAGCAAGCGCTTGGCTCCCACTTGCCGTCCCAAATCAATCCAGCGACGCAGATGCAGTGCCAATCGACGACGGTGACGACTCGAAGAGCCAAAGCGAAAAATCACGTCGGCCTCTGAGCATAGGTGCACGCCTTCCGGCAAGTAGCCGTCCGGCCGAAACGGTGGAATAGGAAAGGTAAACGGCCCCTGTGCCATGGAAGATGGCTGATTATCGCAGAGACCGGAGGAAATTTCCATTGAACAATGGCCGCGGCTTTTCTCGTTGTTTACTACACGCAAATGTCAGTTTGCGTTCTCTCAGGACACAATCCAAACGGTTCTCTTAAGTGATCGCCGGCCAGGCGCGTCAGAAAATTTTAGACAACATCGACGGCGTCGAGGAAGCGACCGTCGATCTCGTCTGGGACCCGCCCTGGGACCCGAGCAAGATGAGCGAAGAAGCCAAACAGAAGCTCGGGATCGGGTAACCGCTCTCCAGCCGTCTTTACGAAGCCTGGATCATTTCGGATTTTTTCTTTACTTCCTACCGATGCGGTGAAGCATCCGCTTGAAGGCCACTCGCGCCCGCGTGAGAGGAGTGACGCTGCCGCCTTCGAGCCGAATTCTGAGCTCGACGTAGAACTTGGATAGTGATTTCAAAGTCAGCTTGAAAAGCTCGTTCGACCCGGTTGTATCGCCGCGGCAGATATGATGGTGGCAGCCGATCGCAACGGCTTGAACCGGCACGAGCAACTGGATTTTCGAAAGCCCATCCAAATCCAAGCCTCTCTCCGACGACTCGATCTTCATCGCCGCCGCGCGCACGTCGTGCTTGTCCCGCGTATACTCTTCGTAGCGCATGGTGATGAGCTTTTTCCAGTCTCGCAGATGGTTGCCTTCGATCCCGAGCTTCCTTAAGGAGTCCACGTGCGCTTTGGA
This window of the Candidatus Binatia bacterium genome carries:
- a CDS encoding acyl-CoA carboxylase subunit beta — protein: MPTKEELEKKLAALEQKARDADPKAAAKQHAEGKLTARERIDKLLDPESFVEEFMLAETPCADFGMAEKKTPSDGVVMGFGKVDGRSVYVYSQDRAILAGSVGSAHAEKIAYAIQTARKLGVPVIGLNDSAGARIQEGLSVTASIGKIFFENSISSGSIPQISAIMGPCIGVGSYSPALTDFVLMVQNTSQMFITGPAVIKEVLGEIVTMEELGGAKIHSEVSGVTDLVAKNDEECLALIRRLLGFLPLNFESAPPRKETTDDPARALDTLEKIVPDDMRRAYNILQVIKAIVDDGNFLELKGKFARNLVIGLGRLDGHPVGFVANQPMFLAGSLDVDASDKGARFIRFCDAFNIPVVTLMDVPGFFPGKQQEEKGIIRHGAKLLYAYAEATVPKITVVLRKGYGGAKQAMCTREMGADQLLVWPGVELAVMGGGGAVNVLYKKEIEQSPDPEKTRREKLAEYGERFSGPFEALAKQFAHAVMRPAETRRRLIQSLEILRSKKEERPRKKHDVMPV
- a CDS encoding sodium ion-translocating decarboxylase subunit beta produces the protein MESALLSGLQGLFLGVANLGLGHVVMVLIALLLLYLGIKKGYEPLLLVPIGFGAILVNIPLADMMGKEGFLRFFYDAGVLTEVFPLLIFVGIGAMTDFQPLLENPKIILLGAAGQFGIFLTLLLALALGFDKLDAVAVAIIGACDGPTAIYVSSKFAPHMLGAVSVAAYSYMSLVPLIQPPIMRALTTDKERKIVMGVVKQPVSKTTKILFPIVVTIFASLLAPKGTPLIGTVMLGNLMKESGVVERLKHAAENEIANIVTLLLGLCIGATMEADKFLRAQTLLVLALGFVAISLDTAVGVLFGKLMCVLSGGKINPLIGAAGISAFPMSARVVQVEGQKYNKKNYLLMHAMSANAGGQIGSVIAAAVMLSVLQGMGIVGG
- a CDS encoding OadG-related small transporter subunit; its protein translation is MDTWTFGWTLALIGMAGTMLVLWILSLLILLLKKIFPYQPEDSTAKKG
- a CDS encoding biotin/lipoyl-containing protein, whose protein sequence is MATSVTAPMVGKVLKIEKKVGERVEEDEVVVVLEAMKMEIPVVAPAAGTVKEIKVSPGQAVEAEQDLAVIE
- a CDS encoding cupin domain-containing protein, with translation MAKAAAQVENVMDNIPYYDKWQQGEGIPISKTFFAQDLRKVPVAHWERIGGEGAFINMEGAEGATGAYVCEIPAGKSLKPQRQIYEEMIYVLKGRGATAIWNDKGAKQTFEWQEGSLFALPLNAWHQHFNGQGNETARFFSVNSMPIVFNLFHNADFIFNVPYDFTDRFDGEPEYFSGKGKAHPGRIWDTNFIADARNFKLEEWKERGGGGTNVMLEMANGSMAAHISEFPIGTYKKAHRHGPGFNVIIIKGKGFSLFWRQGEPIKRYDWQDGSVFTPPPMMWHQHFNTGATPARYLPPRLGGIKYSLGEQFGDVTKVDKDVKAGGNQIEYYDEDPSIRKMFEEELAKSGTTSRMNPDFYKKK
- the plsY gene encoding glycerol-3-phosphate 1-O-acyltransferase PlsY; its protein translation is MAALIVAFAYLLGSVPTGFLLGYLAGVDVRISGSGNVGATNVARVAGKWLGLLTLLGDTAKGFVPVFIALQMGFDAAVAGWAALAAFLGHLYPVFLKFRGGKGVATALGALLAVAPAAIGVLAPVFLLVLLATRIVSLASIVAAGTAPVAIWLLGYPDPLIGITLLMALWILWRHRDNIQRLRAGAEPRFSL
- a CDS encoding glycine zipper domain-containing protein, encoding MKHKLCAIAVIFLLAGTLGCSAPMTTREKGAVIGAVGGAAAGGIIGSTVGAPGTGAAVGAVLGTAAGALIGDQMQGQEQKQAEQQRQIDQNRAETERLKREQERQKQQQQQREY
- a CDS encoding Mrp/NBP35 family ATP-binding protein, encoding MMETISKETVLDALKKVQDPELHRDIVSLGMVKNLDVADGKVKFTVELTTPACPLRETIDADCKKALAAVGIQDLEISFGAQVRGSKSGAGQTDLLPTVKNVVLVAAGKGGVGKSTVAANLAVALKKHGATVGLLDADIYGPSVPIIMGVKDHPEQIPVNGGFKLKPPLAHGLPVMSIGFFLERDQAVIWRGPMLGKALQQLMADVLWGALDYLIVDMPPGTGDVQITFSQQLKVSAALLVATPQEVALADVIRAKSMFDKVMIPIVGIVENMSYFICDGCGKKHEIFSRGGAERAAGRFNIPFLGEIPITPTLREGGDMGVPILIQEPNSEVSKIFMDIAAKLAGQLSVVSEAARKAQALKIVTT
- a CDS encoding DUF971 domain-containing protein, which gives rise to MAAQSPVEINHIKAKGVVRITWDDGHVGEYGQDYLRGFCPCAGCQGHGGELKFNPSPDAVLAEISAVGNYAIMFHWQDGHDTGIYTYQFLRALCPCAECKSQAGEAER
- a CDS encoding iron-sulfur cluster assembly protein, which gives rise to MATKEEVYEILQQCYDPEIPVNIVDLGLIYDVQIEGTKVNVKMTLTAPGCGMGGMIAGQARQKILDNIDGVEEATVDLVWDPPWEPSRMSEEAKQKLGIG